One window from the genome of Streptomyces sp. NBC_00287 encodes:
- a CDS encoding cupin domain-containing protein, whose product MSHSFVVHVPDAELEPEPLAPEQIVSGTPEVTGKVVWESEDGRRIRGVWQITPGVVTDTEADELFVVISGSATIEVEGGPTLKVGPGDLAVLREGDRTTWTVHETLRKAYAINL is encoded by the coding sequence ATGAGCCACAGTTTCGTTGTGCACGTCCCCGACGCCGAGCTCGAACCCGAGCCCCTCGCCCCGGAGCAGATCGTCTCCGGCACACCGGAGGTGACCGGGAAGGTGGTCTGGGAGTCGGAGGACGGCCGCCGGATCCGCGGGGTCTGGCAGATCACCCCGGGCGTCGTCACCGACACCGAGGCGGACGAGCTGTTCGTGGTGATCAGCGGGTCGGCCACCATCGAGGTCGAGGGCGGGCCGACGCTGAAGGTGGGGCCCGGCGATCTGGCGGTGCTGCGCGAGGGCGACCGTACGACCTGGACGGTGCACGAGACGCTGCGCAAGGCGTACGCGATCAATCTGTGA
- a CDS encoding LacI family DNA-binding transcriptional regulator, producing the protein MRPPTIRDVADRAGVSKSLVSLVLRGSEQVRPEKREAVLRAVRELGYRPNTAARSLSERRTRTVGVLLNDLRNPWFVDLLDGLNSLLHDNGLHMLLADARLNRRTGQDPADPFLDLRVDGLVVVGTLPDPAALGAVAARMPVVVAGAREAVPPRVDVVAGDDEQGARLVTEHLIGLGHRRIAHIAGYGAVGELRRRSFEATMRAHGLADHARVAPSDMTEEGGYRTMVRLLGRPDRPTAVFAVNDIACVGALSAAEELGLEVPRDLSVVGYDNTSISRLRHLWLTTVDGGGHDVGRRAARCLLDRFDRPEAPGRVHLAAPALEIRGTTAPPLTD; encoded by the coding sequence ATGAGACCGCCGACGATCCGTGACGTGGCCGACCGGGCCGGCGTCTCCAAGTCCCTGGTCTCGCTGGTGCTGCGCGGCTCCGAGCAGGTGCGGCCCGAGAAGCGGGAGGCCGTGCTGCGGGCCGTGCGCGAACTCGGCTACCGGCCGAACACCGCCGCGCGCAGCCTCAGCGAACGGCGCACCCGGACCGTCGGTGTCCTCCTGAACGACCTGCGCAACCCCTGGTTCGTGGACCTGCTCGACGGGCTGAACTCACTCCTGCACGACAACGGCCTGCACATGCTGCTCGCCGACGCCCGGCTCAATCGCCGCACCGGACAGGACCCGGCCGACCCCTTCCTCGACCTGCGCGTCGACGGCCTGGTCGTGGTCGGCACCCTGCCCGACCCGGCCGCGCTCGGGGCGGTCGCCGCGCGGATGCCGGTGGTCGTGGCGGGCGCTCGTGAGGCGGTGCCGCCGCGCGTGGACGTCGTCGCGGGGGACGACGAGCAGGGCGCGCGGCTGGTCACCGAGCACCTCATCGGCCTCGGCCACCGCCGGATCGCGCACATCGCGGGCTACGGCGCGGTCGGCGAACTGCGCCGCCGCAGCTTCGAGGCGACGATGCGGGCGCACGGACTCGCGGACCACGCGCGCGTGGCGCCCAGCGACATGACCGAGGAGGGCGGCTACCGCACGATGGTGCGGCTGCTGGGCCGCCCCGACCGGCCGACCGCCGTGTTCGCCGTCAACGACATCGCCTGCGTCGGCGCGCTGTCGGCGGCCGAGGAACTCGGCCTCGAAGTACCGCGCGACCTGTCCGTCGTCGGCTACGACAACACCAGCATCTCCCGGCTGCGGCACCTGTGGCTGACCACCGTGGACGGCGGCGGCCATGACGTCGGCCGGCGCGCCGCCCGCTGCCTCCTCGACCGCTTCGACCGCCCCGAGGCACCGGGCCGCGTCCATCTGGCCGCCCCCGCGCTGGAGATCCGGGGCACCACGGCCCCGCCGCTCACAGATTGA
- a CDS encoding maleylacetate reductase: MKDKDPLAFIHESPPVRTVLRPGAATAATPEEARRLGLRRLLVLSGPRGADTARAVADSLGPLCAAVHTEARMHVPVEVADHAVEAARAAGADGCVAVGGGSAIGLGKAVALRTGLPLIAVPSTYSGSEMTPVWGLTEHGVKRTGRDPVVQPRSVVYDPELTLSLPVPLSVTSGVNAIAHAVEALYAQDASPLTRLTAEEGARVMAAALPAVADDPESLDARSRALYGAWLCGASLGAATMGLHHKLCHVLGGSFDLPHAETHTLVLPHVLAFNTPAAPEAAAAVARALNTDDAPRALWELPRRLGAPRSLAELGLSDADLALAAAQTTGEVSVNPRPVTADGVLHVLRGAYEGAPPASYETL, from the coding sequence GTGAAGGACAAGGACCCCCTCGCATTCATCCACGAGTCCCCGCCCGTGCGGACCGTCCTGCGCCCCGGCGCCGCCACCGCCGCGACCCCCGAGGAGGCCCGGCGGCTGGGCCTGCGACGGCTGCTCGTGCTCTCCGGCCCGCGCGGCGCCGACACCGCGCGGGCCGTCGCGGACTCCCTCGGCCCGCTCTGCGCGGCTGTGCACACCGAGGCGCGGATGCATGTGCCCGTGGAGGTGGCCGACCATGCCGTCGAGGCGGCGCGCGCGGCGGGCGCCGACGGGTGCGTCGCCGTCGGCGGCGGCTCCGCGATCGGCCTCGGCAAGGCCGTGGCCCTGCGCACCGGCCTGCCGCTGATCGCGGTGCCGTCCACCTACTCCGGCTCGGAGATGACCCCGGTCTGGGGCCTGACCGAACACGGCGTGAAACGCACCGGCCGCGACCCCGTCGTACAGCCGCGCAGTGTCGTCTACGACCCGGAACTGACCCTCTCCCTGCCGGTTCCGCTCTCCGTGACCAGCGGTGTCAACGCCATCGCGCACGCCGTTGAGGCCCTGTACGCGCAGGACGCCTCGCCCCTGACCCGGCTGACGGCCGAGGAGGGCGCCAGGGTGATGGCCGCCGCGCTGCCCGCGGTGGCCGACGACCCCGAGTCGCTGGATGCCCGCAGCCGCGCCCTCTACGGGGCCTGGCTGTGCGGGGCGAGCCTGGGCGCCGCCACCATGGGCCTGCATCACAAGCTGTGCCATGTCCTCGGCGGCTCCTTCGACCTGCCGCACGCCGAGACGCACACGCTGGTGCTGCCGCACGTCCTCGCCTTCAACACCCCGGCCGCCCCCGAAGCCGCCGCGGCCGTCGCCCGCGCCCTGAACACGGACGACGCCCCGCGCGCCCTGTGGGAGCTGCCCAGGCGCCTCGGCGCACCGCGCTCTCTCGCCGAACTAGGCCTGTCCGACGCCGACTTGGCGCTCGCGGCGGCACAGACCACGGGCGAGGTGTCCGTCAACCCCCGCCCGGTGACGGCGGACGGGGTGCTGCACGTGCTGCGCGGGGCATACGAGGGTGCGCCGCCGGCGTCGTACGAAACGCTCTGA
- a CDS encoding Gfo/Idh/MocA family protein, with amino-acid sequence MRIGILGLGRIGAFHAETLSGLDAVDSLVLTDPFADAAKSAAERFGGEVVDSPEALLAAGVDGIVVAAATDAHPELILAGVEAGVPVFCEKPVAKTMAAGVQVLKAVEGSGVPIQIGFNRRFDAGFVAARTAVQAGELGKLHTVRSTTLDPAPPPAAYIAASGGIFRDCSVHDFDIIRWVTGREVTEVYAVGGNRGADFIQEAGDADTTGAILTLDDDTIAVVSNSRHNARGYDVRMEIHGFTDSIAVGLEDKLPLRSVEPGVTFPSGTPHDFFMDRFTAAYRAELTAFTELVAGTRTSPCTVADALEAGWIAEACTLSLHEHRPVTIEEVRQA; translated from the coding sequence ATGCGTATCGGAATCCTCGGCCTCGGCCGCATCGGCGCCTTTCACGCCGAGACCCTCTCCGGACTCGACGCCGTCGACTCCCTCGTCCTGACCGACCCGTTCGCGGACGCGGCCAAGTCCGCCGCCGAGCGGTTCGGTGGCGAGGTCGTGGACTCGCCCGAGGCCCTGCTGGCCGCCGGGGTGGACGGCATCGTCGTCGCGGCGGCCACCGACGCCCATCCCGAGCTGATCCTGGCCGGGGTCGAGGCCGGTGTCCCCGTCTTCTGCGAGAAGCCCGTAGCCAAGACCATGGCCGCGGGCGTCCAGGTACTCAAGGCCGTCGAGGGCTCCGGCGTGCCGATCCAGATCGGCTTCAACCGCCGCTTCGACGCCGGTTTCGTCGCCGCCCGCACCGCCGTGCAGGCCGGAGAGCTGGGCAAGCTGCACACCGTACGGTCGACCACGCTGGACCCCGCGCCGCCGCCGGCCGCGTACATCGCCGCCTCCGGAGGCATCTTCCGGGACTGCTCGGTGCACGACTTCGACATCATCCGCTGGGTGACAGGGCGCGAGGTGACCGAGGTGTACGCCGTCGGCGGCAACCGGGGCGCCGACTTCATCCAGGAAGCGGGCGACGCCGACACCACGGGCGCGATCCTCACCCTGGACGACGACACCATCGCGGTGGTCTCCAACTCCCGCCACAACGCCCGCGGTTACGACGTCCGCATGGAGATCCACGGCTTCACGGACTCGATCGCCGTGGGCCTCGAGGACAAGCTGCCGCTGCGCTCGGTCGAACCCGGGGTGACCTTCCCCTCCGGCACCCCGCACGACTTCTTCATGGACCGCTTCACCGCCGCCTACCGCGCCGAACTCACCGCGTTCACCGAGCTCGTGGCGGGCACCCGGACCTCCCCGTGCACGGTCGCGGACGCCCTGGAGGCAGGCTGGATCGCCGAGGCGTGCACACTGTCGCTGCACGAGCACCGCCCCGTCACGATCGAGGAGGTACGGCAGGCATGA
- a CDS encoding SDR family oxidoreductase: MGLLDDKVALVNGGTQGVGAAVARAAVREGATVAVTGRRAEPGEALVAELNAVGGKALFVRADLADAEQAKASVAEVVAAHGRIDCLVNAAGLTSRGTLLDTTPELFDQHIAINLKAPFFAMQAAVADMVAREAPGTIVNIITSSAHGGQPFLAPYVSAKAGLIGLTRNAAHAHRFDRIRINGLNIGWTQTEGEDATQRTFHGAGDDWRERAAARLPMGKLGQPDEIADFVVFLLSDRSGVVTGSVIDWDQNVLGGLD; encoded by the coding sequence ATGGGACTTCTCGACGACAAGGTCGCCCTCGTCAACGGCGGTACCCAGGGCGTCGGTGCCGCCGTCGCGCGGGCGGCCGTGCGCGAGGGAGCGACGGTGGCCGTCACCGGTCGGCGCGCCGAGCCCGGTGAGGCACTGGTGGCGGAGCTGAACGCCGTCGGCGGCAAGGCACTCTTCGTCCGGGCCGATCTGGCGGACGCCGAGCAGGCGAAGGCCTCCGTCGCCGAGGTCGTGGCGGCCCACGGCCGGATCGACTGCCTGGTGAACGCGGCGGGGCTCACCTCCCGGGGCACGCTGCTGGACACCACGCCCGAGCTGTTCGACCAGCACATCGCGATCAACCTCAAGGCGCCCTTCTTCGCCATGCAGGCCGCGGTCGCGGACATGGTGGCCCGGGAGGCGCCCGGCACGATCGTCAACATCATCACGTCCTCGGCACACGGCGGACAGCCGTTCCTCGCGCCGTACGTCTCCGCCAAGGCCGGACTGATCGGGCTGACCCGCAACGCCGCCCACGCCCACCGCTTCGACCGGATCCGGATCAACGGCCTCAACATCGGCTGGACTCAGACCGAGGGCGAGGACGCGACCCAGCGGACCTTCCACGGCGCCGGGGACGACTGGCGCGAGCGTGCCGCCGCCCGGCTGCCGATGGGCAAGCTCGGCCAACCGGACGAGATCGCCGACTTCGTGGTGTTCCTGCTCTCGGATCGCTCCGGGGTGGTCACCGGATCGGTGATCGACTGGGACCAGAACGTGCTCGGCGGACTCGACTGA
- a CDS encoding LacI family DNA-binding transcriptional regulator, translating to MGHPFPIREIARQAGLSEATVDRVLNGRGGVRESTEREVRQAIADLDRQRTQVRLVGRTFMVDIVMQTPERFSTAVRAALEAELPSLHPAVVRSRFHFRETGPVAELTRTLDRIARRGSQGVILKAPDVPEVTAAVGRLTEAGIPVVTLVTDLPSTPRLAYVGIDNRAAGATAAYLMGQWLGDRPGNVLTSLSSGFFRNEEEREMGFRSAMRARHPERTLVEIAEGQGLDATQYDLVRAAVERDPGIRAVYSIGGGNIATLRAFEDLGRECAVFVAHDLDHDNTRLLREHRLSVVLHHDLRQDLREACHHVMRAHGALPPAGPWQPSAIQVVTPYNMPAA from the coding sequence ATGGGCCACCCCTTCCCGATCCGCGAGATCGCACGTCAGGCGGGTCTGAGCGAGGCCACCGTGGACCGGGTGCTCAATGGCAGGGGAGGGGTGCGGGAGAGCACCGAGCGCGAGGTCCGCCAGGCCATCGCCGACCTGGACCGGCAGCGCACCCAGGTCCGGCTGGTCGGCCGTACCTTCATGGTCGACATCGTGATGCAGACCCCGGAGCGCTTCTCCACCGCCGTGCGGGCCGCGCTGGAGGCCGAACTGCCCTCCCTGCACCCGGCGGTGGTGCGCTCGCGCTTCCACTTCCGGGAGACGGGCCCGGTGGCGGAGCTCACCCGGACGCTGGACCGGATCGCCCGGCGCGGCTCGCAGGGCGTGATCCTCAAGGCGCCCGACGTCCCCGAGGTCACGGCCGCCGTCGGACGGCTGACGGAGGCCGGGATTCCGGTGGTGACGCTGGTGACCGACCTGCCCTCCACCCCGCGCCTCGCCTATGTCGGCATCGACAACCGGGCGGCCGGCGCGACCGCCGCGTACCTCATGGGCCAATGGCTCGGGGATCGTCCCGGGAATGTGCTGACCAGCCTCTCCAGCGGCTTCTTCCGCAATGAGGAGGAGCGCGAGATGGGCTTCCGCAGCGCCATGCGCGCCCGCCACCCCGAGCGCACGCTGGTGGAGATCGCCGAGGGCCAGGGCCTGGACGCCACCCAGTACGACCTCGTCCGGGCCGCCGTCGAACGCGACCCCGGCATCCGCGCCGTCTACTCCATCGGCGGCGGCAACATCGCCACGCTGAGGGCCTTCGAGGACCTGGGCCGTGAGTGCGCGGTGTTCGTCGCGCACGACCTCGACCACGACAACACCCGGCTGCTGCGCGAGCACCGGCTGTCCGTCGTCCTCCACCACGACTTGCGCCAGGACCTGCGCGAGGCCTGCCACCACGTCATGCGGGCGCACGGCGCGCTGCCGCCCGCGGGGCCCTGGCAGCCGTCCGCGATTCAGGTGGTGACGCCTTACAACATGCCTGCGGCTTGA
- a CDS encoding Gfo/Idh/MocA family protein, whose product MSEPGREPLRIGILGAARITERALVDPARATGHRLVTVAARDRSRAEAFAAAHGVELVADSYADLLDDPEVEVVYNPLANGLHGPWNLAALAAGKHVLSEKPSASNAEEAAEVREAAARAGTVFMEGFHYLFHPVTRRLHELLESGELGALQRVEALVAIPAPDAGDPRWSLPLAGGALMDLGCYSLHAVRSLARWAGGAPRLTDARGGERAGAPGVDEWLDADLEFPGGASASARCHMAYDGLEMSCRIVGTRGEAYAPNFVLPHLDDRVVVRTPDGERTEQLGTRSSYTYQLEAFAARVREGAPLPLDADDALATMTLIDASYRAAGFEPRPRTTVSPPTR is encoded by the coding sequence ATGAGCGAACCGGGCCGGGAACCACTGCGCATCGGGATACTGGGCGCGGCGCGTATCACCGAACGCGCCCTCGTCGACCCGGCCCGGGCCACCGGCCACCGTCTGGTGACGGTGGCCGCCCGCGACCGGTCCCGCGCCGAGGCGTTCGCCGCGGCGCACGGCGTGGAGCTGGTCGCGGACTCCTACGCCGATCTGCTCGACGACCCCGAGGTCGAGGTCGTCTACAACCCGCTCGCCAATGGCCTGCACGGGCCGTGGAACCTCGCCGCCCTCGCGGCGGGCAAGCATGTGCTGTCGGAGAAGCCGTCGGCGAGCAACGCCGAGGAGGCCGCCGAGGTACGGGAGGCGGCGGCGCGGGCCGGGACGGTCTTCATGGAGGGCTTCCACTACCTCTTCCACCCGGTCACTCGGCGTCTGCACGAGCTGCTGGAAAGCGGCGAACTCGGCGCGCTCCAGCGCGTGGAGGCGCTGGTCGCGATCCCCGCGCCCGACGCGGGCGACCCGCGCTGGTCGCTGCCGCTGGCGGGCGGGGCGCTCATGGACCTCGGCTGTTACAGCCTGCATGCCGTACGGTCCCTCGCCCGCTGGGCGGGCGGCGCGCCCCGCCTCACCGACGCCCGGGGCGGTGAACGCGCCGGCGCACCCGGCGTCGACGAATGGCTCGACGCCGACCTGGAGTTCCCGGGCGGGGCCAGCGCATCGGCGCGCTGCCACATGGCGTACGACGGCCTGGAGATGAGCTGCCGGATCGTCGGCACCCGGGGTGAGGCGTACGCGCCGAACTTCGTGCTGCCGCATCTGGACGACCGGGTCGTCGTCCGCACCCCCGACGGCGAGCGCACCGAACAGCTCGGCACCCGCTCCTCGTACACCTACCAGCTGGAGGCGTTTGCGGCGCGGGTGCGCGAGGGGGCGCCGCTGCCGCTGGACGCGGACGACGCGCTGGCGACGATGACGCTGATCGACGCGAGCTATCGCGCGGCCGGGTTCGAGCCCCGGCCGCGCACGACGGTCAGCCCGCCGACTCGCTGA
- a CDS encoding zinc-dependent alcohol dehydrogenase, giving the protein MATMKSVKTGPQNQIDVIETERPAPGPKDALVRIRACGICGTDTFFLHLGGGPFGPGGSMTSLPLGHEPAGEIVEVGAEVSGLKAGDRVVVNPQGAPSGIIGCGGPLGGLSEYLLIENAEVGRSVAVFPDHVPFDVAALNEPMAVALHCVNRSGAKPSDKVVVFGAGPIGLGATIWLKLRGVEHVVVADVIPERLETALAVGADAVVNSATENVTERLTELHGEAANALGQPRAGTDIYIDAAGAPAVFNAVIDSAKWGAKMVMVAVQKKSDAIDLGGMLRSELTLIASQGYPTEIFEVTPQLIEHQERFARLISHRVPFAEAEQAFALAMTPGAAEKVVVTFDDRD; this is encoded by the coding sequence ATGGCCACGATGAAGTCCGTCAAGACCGGCCCGCAGAACCAGATCGACGTGATCGAGACCGAGCGTCCCGCGCCCGGCCCCAAGGACGCCCTCGTCCGGATCCGCGCCTGCGGCATCTGCGGCACCGACACCTTCTTCCTGCACCTGGGCGGTGGCCCCTTCGGCCCCGGCGGATCGATGACCTCCCTCCCCCTCGGGCATGAACCGGCCGGTGAGATCGTCGAGGTCGGCGCCGAGGTCTCGGGACTGAAGGCCGGCGACCGGGTCGTGGTCAATCCGCAGGGCGCGCCGTCCGGGATCATCGGCTGCGGCGGACCGCTCGGCGGCCTGAGTGAGTATCTGCTCATCGAGAACGCCGAGGTCGGCAGAAGTGTCGCCGTCTTCCCGGACCATGTCCCCTTCGACGTGGCCGCGCTCAACGAGCCCATGGCGGTCGCCCTGCACTGCGTCAACCGCTCGGGGGCGAAGCCGTCCGACAAGGTCGTCGTCTTCGGCGCCGGGCCCATCGGTCTGGGCGCCACGATCTGGCTGAAGCTGCGCGGCGTCGAGCATGTGGTCGTCGCCGATGTCATCCCGGAGCGCCTGGAGACCGCGCTCGCGGTCGGCGCCGACGCGGTCGTCAACTCCGCGACGGAGAACGTCACCGAGCGGCTGACCGAGCTGCACGGCGAGGCCGCCAACGCCCTCGGCCAGCCCCGCGCCGGCACCGACATCTACATCGACGCCGCCGGTGCCCCCGCCGTCTTCAACGCCGTCATCGACTCCGCCAAGTGGGGCGCGAAGATGGTCATGGTCGCCGTACAGAAGAAGTCCGACGCCATCGACCTCGGCGGCATGCTCCGCAGCGAGCTCACCCTGATCGCCTCCCAGGGCTACCCCACCGAGATCTTCGAGGTCACCCCCCAACTCATCGAGCACCAGGAGCGGTTCGCCCGGCTGATCAGCCACCGCGTCCCGTTCGCCGAGGCGGAGCAGGCCTTCGCGCTCGCGATGACGCCGGGGGCGGCGGAGAAGGTGGTCGTGACCTTCGACGACCGAGACTGA
- a CDS encoding Gfo/Idh/MocA family protein, whose translation MVDALGVAVVGFGWMGRVHTQAYARVRHHYPHLPLRPELITVAEEVPGRAEEAAAQFGFASTTRDWREVAADPRVRAVSITAPNFLHREIGVAMAEAGKHLWIEKPVGLTAEDARAVADAVAKAGVRSAVGFNYRNAPAVEKARDLIAAGEIGTVTHARVRLFSDYAAHPEGALTWRYERERGGSGVLGDLASHGVDLARYLLGDITSLTADTAVFVPERARPTGATAGHSRASGGELAPVENEDYVSCLLRFASGARGVLEACRVSVGEQNSYGFEVHGTQGAVFWDFRRMNELGISRGTTYQDQPVSTVYVGPGDGEFGAFQPGAANAMGYDDLKVVEAYRFLRSIAEDKAYGATLTDAVHSATALDAMTRSAETGAWVELPQAAGML comes from the coding sequence ATGGTGGATGCGCTCGGTGTCGCCGTCGTCGGATTCGGCTGGATGGGACGGGTGCACACCCAGGCCTACGCCCGCGTCCGCCACCACTATCCGCACCTGCCACTGCGCCCGGAGCTGATCACCGTCGCCGAGGAGGTACCGGGGCGGGCCGAGGAGGCCGCCGCGCAGTTCGGCTTCGCCTCGACGACCCGCGACTGGCGCGAGGTGGCCGCCGACCCCCGGGTGCGGGCGGTCAGCATCACCGCCCCGAACTTCCTGCACCGCGAGATCGGCGTCGCGATGGCCGAGGCGGGCAAGCACCTGTGGATCGAGAAGCCGGTGGGCCTGACCGCCGAGGACGCCCGCGCGGTCGCCGACGCCGTCGCGAAGGCCGGGGTGCGCAGCGCGGTCGGCTTCAACTACCGCAATGCGCCCGCGGTGGAGAAGGCGCGCGACCTGATCGCCGCCGGGGAGATCGGCACGGTCACGCACGCGCGCGTGCGGCTGTTCAGCGACTACGCCGCCCATCCGGAGGGCGCGTTGACGTGGCGCTACGAGCGGGAACGCGGCGGCAGCGGAGTCCTCGGCGACCTCGCCTCGCACGGTGTGGACCTGGCCCGGTATCTGCTCGGCGACATCACGTCCCTCACCGCCGACACGGCGGTCTTCGTGCCGGAGCGGGCGCGGCCGACCGGCGCCACCGCGGGCCACTCCCGCGCCTCGGGCGGCGAGTTGGCCCCGGTCGAGAACGAGGACTACGTCAGCTGCCTGCTCCGCTTCGCCTCCGGCGCCCGAGGCGTCCTGGAGGCCTGCCGGGTCTCGGTCGGCGAGCAGAACTCCTACGGCTTCGAGGTGCACGGCACCCAGGGCGCCGTCTTCTGGGACTTCCGCCGTATGAACGAGCTCGGCATCAGCCGCGGCACCACCTACCAGGACCAGCCCGTCAGCACGGTCTACGTCGGCCCGGGCGACGGCGAGTTCGGCGCCTTCCAGCCCGGCGCCGCGAACGCCATGGGCTACGACGACCTGAAGGTCGTAGAGGCCTACCGCTTTCTGCGCTCGATCGCCGAGGACAAGGCGTACGGCGCCACGCTCACGGACGCCGTGCACAGCGCGACCGCGCTCGACGCGATGACGCGCTCGGCGGAGACCGGCGCCTGGGTCGAACTGCCTCAAGCCGCAGGCATGTTGTAA
- a CDS encoding phytanoyl-CoA dioxygenase family protein, whose protein sequence is MSFTSWLSAEDCDLDAFRALVERTTDPADYPHAVAVERNVLVYDGTAPGDELIRALTDGPGVVVFRGAFPDPAVVDRLTGVFEALIAEQRASGANAGDHFAKPGSNDRIWNALEKAALHDPEAFADYYANDVLALVSRAWLGPGYQVTSQVNVVNPGGAAQTAHRDYHLGFLSDETAAAYPAHVHRLSPVLTLQGAVAHGDMPVESGPTMYLPYSQTYEPGYLAWRRPEFQKYFDAHHVQLPLAKGDAAFFNPALFHAAGTNRSTDVRRIANLLQVSSAFGRAMETVDRRAIVNTVYPVLLERRAEGVAEARLENVIAASAEGYPFPTNLDNDPPVDGLAPPSQADVVRRALREAWTPEALRLELRAGAARRQS, encoded by the coding sequence ATGTCCTTCACCTCCTGGCTGTCCGCCGAGGACTGCGACCTGGACGCCTTCCGGGCGCTGGTCGAGCGGACCACCGACCCCGCCGACTACCCGCACGCCGTCGCCGTCGAGCGCAATGTGCTCGTCTACGACGGGACCGCGCCCGGTGACGAGCTGATCCGCGCCCTCACCGACGGTCCTGGTGTCGTGGTCTTCCGGGGCGCCTTCCCGGACCCGGCGGTGGTCGACCGGCTCACCGGAGTGTTCGAGGCCCTGATCGCCGAGCAGCGCGCCTCGGGTGCGAACGCCGGAGACCACTTCGCCAAACCCGGGTCCAACGACCGGATCTGGAACGCCCTGGAGAAGGCGGCCCTCCACGACCCGGAGGCCTTCGCCGACTACTACGCCAACGACGTCCTTGCGCTGGTGTCCCGGGCCTGGCTCGGTCCCGGCTACCAGGTCACCTCACAGGTCAACGTCGTCAACCCGGGCGGCGCCGCCCAGACCGCGCACCGCGACTACCACCTCGGCTTCCTCTCGGACGAGACGGCGGCCGCCTATCCGGCGCACGTACACCGCCTCTCCCCCGTGCTGACCCTCCAGGGCGCCGTCGCGCACGGCGACATGCCGGTGGAGTCGGGACCGACGATGTACCTGCCGTACTCGCAGACTTACGAGCCGGGCTATCTGGCCTGGCGGCGGCCGGAGTTCCAGAAGTACTTCGACGCCCACCACGTCCAACTGCCTCTGGCGAAGGGCGACGCGGCCTTCTTCAACCCGGCCCTGTTCCACGCCGCCGGCACCAACCGCTCGACGGACGTGCGGCGCATCGCCAACCTCCTCCAGGTGTCCTCCGCGTTCGGGCGAGCGATGGAGACCGTGGACCGCAGGGCGATCGTGAACACCGTCTACCCCGTGCTGCTGGAGCGCCGGGCCGAGGGTGTGGCCGAGGCCCGGCTGGAGAACGTGATCGCCGCGAGCGCCGAGGGCTACCCCTTCCCCACCAACCTCGACAACGACCCGCCCGTCGACGGACTCGCCCCGCCCTCACAGGCGGACGTCGTACGGCGCGCGCTGCGCGAGGCCTGGACCCCCGAGGCCCTGCGCCTCGAACTGAGGGCCGGCGCCGCGCGGCGCCAGAGCTGA
- a CDS encoding VOC family protein, with product MASRLNPYLTFAGTARQAMEFYKEVFGGKLDLNSYGDFGQKDSPMADKIMHGMLETPSGFTLMGADNPEGTDKQGEHKFAVSLSGDDDAELRGYWEKLSAGGQVSVPLEKQMWGDVFGMCTDRFGVPWMVNISESAG from the coding sequence ATGGCTTCGCGACTCAACCCCTACCTCACCTTCGCCGGCACCGCCCGGCAGGCCATGGAGTTCTACAAGGAGGTCTTCGGCGGCAAGCTGGACCTGAACTCCTACGGCGACTTCGGCCAGAAGGACAGCCCGATGGCCGACAAGATCATGCACGGCATGCTGGAGACCCCGAGCGGCTTCACCCTCATGGGCGCCGACAACCCGGAGGGGACCGACAAGCAGGGCGAGCACAAGTTCGCCGTGAGCCTCAGCGGCGACGACGACGCCGAGCTGCGTGGCTACTGGGAGAAGCTGTCCGCGGGCGGCCAGGTGTCCGTGCCGTTGGAGAAGCAGATGTGGGGCGATGTCTTCGGCATGTGCACCGACCGCTTCGGCGTGCCGTGGATGGTCAACATCAGCGAGTCGGCGGGCTGA